A stretch of Spirosoma oryzicola DNA encodes these proteins:
- the rfbF gene encoding glucose-1-phosphate cytidylyltransferase: protein MKVVILAGGLGTRLSEETVVKPKPMVEIGGMPILWHIMKIYSAHGFNEFIVCLGYKGYLIKEYFANYFLHQSDVTIDMRTNQVQVHNSQAEPWKITLVDTGIDSMTGGRLKRVQHHIGNEPFLMTYGDGVGDVDITQLVAFHQAQGKRCTLTAVQPSARFGALDVDDANGVRSFLEKPKGDGAWINGGFFVCQPEVFGYIAGDSTTWERYPMETLAAEGELMAFKHHGFWKPMDTLRDKLELETAWSAGTAEWKIW from the coding sequence ATGAAAGTTGTGATTCTTGCCGGAGGCTTAGGCACTCGTTTGAGTGAAGAAACCGTCGTCAAGCCCAAGCCGATGGTAGAAATTGGCGGTATGCCCATTCTCTGGCATATCATGAAGATCTATTCGGCTCACGGTTTCAACGAATTCATTGTTTGCCTTGGCTACAAAGGCTACCTGATCAAAGAATACTTCGCCAATTACTTTCTGCATCAGTCGGATGTAACAATCGATATGCGAACCAATCAGGTTCAGGTTCACAATTCGCAGGCCGAACCCTGGAAGATTACGCTGGTAGACACCGGTATCGATAGCATGACGGGCGGACGACTCAAGCGGGTGCAACATCATATCGGCAATGAGCCATTCCTGATGACCTACGGTGATGGCGTCGGCGACGTTGACATTACCCAGTTAGTTGCTTTTCATCAGGCACAGGGAAAACGATGCACGTTAACGGCGGTACAACCTTCGGCTCGCTTTGGCGCTTTGGACGTTGACGATGCCAATGGTGTTCGCTCGTTTCTCGAAAAACCAAAGGGCGACGGAGCCTGGATAAACGGCGGTTTTTTCGTTTGTCAGCCGGAGGTGTTTGGCTACATTGCGGGCGACAGTACCACCTGGGAACGCTATCCGATGGAAACCCTGGCTGCCGAAGGAGAGCTTATGGCCTTCAAACATCACGGCTTCTGGAAACCGATGGATACCCTTCGCGACAAACTAGAACTGGAAACGGCCTGGAGTGCGGGCACGGCTGAGTGGAAAATCTGGTAA
- the rfbG gene encoding CDP-glucose 4,6-dehydratase — translation MTTLFADQYRNKTVLLTGHTGFKGSWLAYWLHELGANVVGYSLPAPTHPNHWELLQLLQLPITHELGNITDQQRLQTVFDAHQPDVVIHMAAQSLVRYSYRNPLETIETNILGTAKILDSVRQTPSVRAVVIVTSDKCYENPEDGRPLNETDRMGGYDPYSMSKGAAELVTNSYRNSFFNPTNYGKTHQTLVASVRAGNVIGGGDWAEDRLIPDLIRGSVSNQPVTIRNPESVRPWQHVLEPLSGYLLVGERLLMGDITAATGWNFGPPPEDILPVRAVVRQAQTRWSAINYHETPSPDNPHEAHLLRLDCTKAHEQLNWYPVWDMPTTITRTIDWYRAYYEQNQLLTTADLTAYVQQAQATNQIWTR, via the coding sequence ATGACAACGTTATTCGCCGATCAGTACCGCAACAAAACCGTATTACTTACCGGCCATACGGGTTTTAAAGGATCGTGGCTTGCCTACTGGCTACACGAACTGGGTGCCAATGTGGTTGGCTATTCGCTGCCCGCTCCGACCCATCCGAACCATTGGGAATTGCTTCAACTGCTTCAACTGCCCATAACGCATGAGCTAGGCAACATCACCGATCAGCAACGGCTACAAACGGTTTTTGATGCGCACCAGCCCGATGTAGTCATCCATATGGCGGCTCAATCGTTGGTTCGCTACTCGTACCGGAACCCATTGGAAACAATCGAAACGAACATTCTGGGAACGGCTAAAATACTGGACTCCGTTCGTCAGACGCCATCAGTACGGGCCGTTGTGATTGTGACCAGCGATAAATGTTACGAAAATCCGGAAGATGGCCGACCCCTGAATGAGACTGACCGTATGGGTGGCTATGACCCGTACAGCATGTCCAAGGGAGCCGCTGAACTGGTGACGAATAGCTACCGAAACTCATTTTTCAATCCGACCAACTACGGCAAAACGCATCAAACGCTGGTAGCCAGTGTTCGGGCCGGTAACGTTATTGGCGGTGGTGACTGGGCCGAAGACCGGCTGATTCCTGATCTGATCCGGGGTAGCGTTTCCAATCAGCCCGTTACGATCCGAAACCCCGAATCGGTGCGGCCCTGGCAGCATGTGCTGGAACCGTTGTCGGGTTATTTGCTCGTAGGAGAGCGCTTACTCATGGGCGACATAACCGCAGCAACCGGCTGGAATTTTGGTCCACCGCCCGAAGACATTTTACCCGTACGAGCCGTTGTGCGACAGGCGCAAACCCGCTGGTCGGCTATCAATTACCACGAAACACCTTCGCCTGACAATCCGCACGAAGCCCATTTGCTCCGGCTCGATTGCACCAAAGCGCACGAGCAACTCAATTGGTACCCGGTTTGGGATATGCCAACGACTATTACCCGCACCATCGACTGGTACCGTGCCTATTACGAGCAAAACCAGCTTCTCACAACCGCTGACCTGACGGCCTATGTACAACAGGCACAGGCCACAAACCAGATCTGGACCCGATGA
- the rfbC gene encoding dTDP-4-dehydrorhamnose 3,5-epimerase: protein MTFTETSLPGAYLIELSPRSDNRGWFARTYDKAAFAQIGHHDDWVQMNHSMTCQTGAIRGMHFQHPSNAEIKLVRCVAGRVFDVIVDLRAQSPTFGCWFGTELSADNGHMLYIPKGFAHGFQTLTTDCQLIYCHSAYYSPDHEGAIRYNDPRIGITWPLPVSDLSDRDASHPLLNDQFTGLTV, encoded by the coding sequence ATGACGTTTACAGAAACTTCTTTACCGGGTGCTTACCTGATCGAGCTATCACCCCGCAGCGATAACCGGGGCTGGTTTGCCCGTACGTACGACAAAGCGGCTTTCGCACAGATCGGCCACCACGACGACTGGGTACAGATGAATCACTCCATGACGTGCCAGACCGGAGCCATTCGCGGTATGCATTTTCAGCACCCGTCCAACGCCGAAATCAAATTAGTTCGTTGTGTTGCCGGTCGGGTGTTCGACGTTATTGTTGACTTGCGCGCCCAATCGCCGACGTTTGGGTGCTGGTTTGGCACCGAATTATCAGCCGATAACGGACATATGCTTTACATTCCGAAAGGATTTGCGCACGGATTTCAAACGCTCACGACGGACTGCCAGTTGATTTACTGCCATAGCGCCTATTATTCACCCGATCACGAAGGAGCCATTCGGTACAACGACCCACGAATTGGCATCACCTGGCCCCTGCCCGTCAGCGACCTTTCGGACCGGGACGCCAGCCATCCACTCCTGAACGACCAATTTACTGGTTTAACTGTATAG
- a CDS encoding class I SAM-dependent methyltransferase — translation MHCRFCQTPLQHVFIDLVNSPASNSFLTREQLNEPETFYPLKVYTCPNCFLVQIDEYKKSDAIFDNEYVYFSSFSTSWLAHAKRYVADMTGRFGLNADSQVVEIASNDGYLLQYFAEKQIPVLGIEPTANTAAVAIEKGIPTITRFFGTQLAHELALTDSKADLLLGNNVLAHVPDIVDFVAGMKILLKPTGVITMEFPHLLNLVEQNQFDTIYHEHFSYLSFYTVSRIFESQGLVLFDVDELPTHGGSLRIYAKHADDPTKPISPNVTALLQKETATGLTTMAYYAHFQQRAERVKIDLLYFLLDQKRAGKSVAAYGAAAKGNTLLNFCGVKNDFIDFVVDANPAKQNKFLPASHIPVVHEDQLKTQKPDYVLILPWNLRDEITQQLAYIREWGGQFVVAIPQLTVW, via the coding sequence ATGCATTGCCGCTTTTGCCAAACGCCCCTTCAGCACGTTTTTATCGATCTGGTCAATTCGCCCGCGTCGAACTCGTTTTTGACACGTGAGCAGTTAAACGAACCGGAGACGTTTTATCCCCTGAAGGTATACACCTGCCCCAATTGCTTTCTGGTTCAGATTGACGAGTACAAAAAGTCAGATGCTATTTTCGACAACGAGTACGTGTATTTTTCGTCTTTCTCAACCAGTTGGCTCGCCCACGCCAAACGGTATGTAGCGGATATGACCGGACGTTTTGGTTTAAATGCCGACTCGCAGGTTGTTGAGATTGCGTCCAACGATGGGTATTTGCTTCAATATTTTGCCGAAAAGCAGATTCCGGTACTGGGCATCGAACCAACGGCAAACACGGCTGCGGTAGCCATTGAAAAAGGAATACCGACCATCACCCGCTTTTTCGGAACCCAACTGGCTCATGAGCTGGCACTGACCGACTCCAAAGCGGATCTGCTGTTGGGCAACAACGTTTTGGCGCACGTACCAGACATTGTAGATTTCGTGGCCGGCATGAAAATACTGCTGAAGCCAACGGGTGTTATCACGATGGAGTTTCCGCACTTGTTGAACCTGGTCGAGCAGAACCAGTTCGATACGATTTACCACGAGCACTTTTCGTACCTCTCGTTTTATACGGTCAGCCGGATTTTTGAATCGCAGGGGTTGGTACTGTTCGATGTTGATGAACTCCCAACGCACGGCGGCTCGTTACGCATTTACGCCAAACACGCGGATGATCCGACGAAACCGATTTCGCCAAACGTTACGGCTTTGTTGCAAAAAGAAACAGCAACGGGCTTGACGACGATGGCTTATTACGCCCATTTTCAGCAGCGAGCCGAACGCGTAAAAATCGACCTACTTTACTTTTTACTGGATCAAAAGCGGGCGGGCAAATCGGTAGCGGCTTACGGCGCTGCAGCCAAAGGCAATACGCTACTGAATTTCTGCGGTGTTAAAAATGACTTCATCGACTTTGTGGTGGACGCCAATCCGGCCAAACAAAACAAGTTTTTGCCCGCCAGCCACATTCCAGTCGTTCACGAAGACCAACTCAAAACGCAGAAGCCCGACTACGTATTGATTCTACCCTGGAACCTGCGCGACGAAATCACGCAGCAATTGGCGTATATTCGTGAATGGGGCGGTCAGTTTGTTGTCGCCATCCCTCAACTGACGGTATGGTAA
- a CDS encoding NAD-dependent epimerase/dehydratase family protein: MVNNVKTVLVTGATGFIGNHVVEQLLATHDVRVITTARTKPTGAPWLSNVTFIPFDISTDFSEKDLFTYFERPDAVIHLAWQGLPDYKSLAHLDTYWLQHYRFLTNLLTNGLTDLTVTGTCLEYGLQSGCLTEDLPTQPTTAYGLAKDTLRKTLDLFVADRNILFKWVRLFYMFGKGQNPRSLLAQVEAAALRNEPVFNMSKGEQLRDYLPVTSVANNLVRIALQKQITGIINCASGQPIAVRTLVERFMQEHQYALTLNLGYYPYPDYEPLAFWGHPAKLQSLTNP, encoded by the coding sequence ATGGTAAACAACGTCAAGACAGTACTGGTCACCGGCGCAACGGGTTTTATCGGCAACCATGTCGTAGAGCAGTTGTTGGCAACGCATGATGTTCGTGTCATTACTACAGCGCGTACGAAGCCTACTGGTGCGCCCTGGCTATCGAACGTGACGTTCATTCCATTCGACATAAGCACTGATTTTTCGGAAAAAGACCTATTTACTTACTTTGAACGACCTGACGCGGTCATTCATTTAGCCTGGCAAGGCTTGCCGGATTACAAATCATTGGCGCACCTGGACACATACTGGCTGCAACACTATCGATTTTTAACCAATCTGCTGACCAATGGCCTGACGGACCTCACCGTGACGGGAACCTGTCTGGAATATGGCCTGCAAAGCGGTTGCCTTACGGAAGACCTACCAACGCAGCCTACGACTGCTTACGGCTTAGCGAAAGATACGCTCCGCAAAACCCTTGACCTGTTCGTAGCCGATCGGAATATTTTGTTCAAGTGGGTACGGCTGTTTTACATGTTCGGCAAGGGGCAAAATCCCAGGTCGCTTTTGGCACAGGTCGAAGCAGCTGCGCTACGAAACGAGCCGGTTTTCAACATGTCGAAAGGCGAGCAGCTGCGCGATTATCTACCCGTAACCAGCGTAGCCAATAACCTCGTACGAATAGCGTTGCAAAAGCAGATTACCGGCATTATTAACTGCGCCAGCGGTCAACCGATTGCTGTACGGACGCTGGTGGAACGATTTATGCAGGAGCATCAATACGCGTTAACGCTAAATCTGGGTTATTACCCGTATCCCGATTATGAACCGCTGGCCTTCTGGGGCCATCCAGCCAAACTTCAATCCCTAACTAACCCATGA
- a CDS encoding cephalosporin hydroxylase family protein, with translation MTSTDPITDFKNECAERIASYPEKTDLVEAARAFNIASNREKYSYNFTWMGRPIIQYPQDMIAMQELIWRIQPDLIIETGIAHGGSLIFYASLLELIGKGEVIGIDIDIRDHNRREIEAHPMFKRITMLQGSAIDERLVEEVKKRAVGKQTVMVCLDSNHTHEHVLRELELYSPFVTVGSYLVVFDTIVEDMPARMYDRPWDQGNNPKTAVWEFMKQTDAFEIDHAIDNKLLISVAPEGYLKRVK, from the coding sequence ATGACAAGCACCGACCCGATCACTGATTTCAAGAACGAATGCGCCGAACGAATTGCGTCTTACCCAGAGAAAACCGATCTGGTAGAAGCTGCGCGGGCCTTCAACATTGCCTCGAATCGCGAGAAATACTCTTATAACTTCACCTGGATGGGACGTCCTATCATTCAGTATCCGCAGGATATGATTGCCATGCAGGAACTAATCTGGCGCATCCAACCCGACCTGATTATCGAAACGGGCATTGCTCACGGTGGTTCGCTGATTTTTTATGCGTCACTGCTCGAACTGATCGGCAAAGGTGAAGTTATCGGCATCGACATTGACATTCGCGATCATAATCGCCGGGAGATCGAAGCGCATCCGATGTTTAAACGCATCACGATGCTACAAGGCTCGGCTATCGATGAAAGGTTGGTGGAAGAAGTCAAAAAACGGGCGGTTGGCAAGCAAACAGTGATGGTCTGTCTGGATTCGAACCACACCCACGAGCACGTCCTGCGCGAACTGGAACTGTATTCGCCCTTCGTAACGGTCGGATCATATCTAGTTGTGTTCGACACGATTGTCGAAGATATGCCCGCCAGGATGTACGACCGTCCGTGGGATCAGGGCAACAACCCCAAAACAGCCGTGTGGGAGTTTATGAAGCAAACCGACGCGTTTGAAATCGATCACGCCATCGACAATAAATTATTAATTTCAGTAGCCCCCGAAGGCTACCTGAAGCGTGTGAAGTAA
- a CDS encoding glycosyltransferase family 2 protein, which produces MLSPSQPLFSIVIPLYNQQLPFFQQALESALNQTYPHIEVIVSDNHSTNDVPAFLTTIQDPRLRVVKPPEFLPMVRHFQFAADQATGDYISFLCSDDWIYPTAIETLADQLLANPKAAVAYCEIENVDHKDITKVRLYTNRKKSGVRSAAESLTELLHSRPFFAWIPGGIMKRSAYEQVRYLLDGAITYAFDVALLFKLHEHGDVIYIDKPLAKFRVWTAKDGKLGGARLLENIGDLGKSCQLLEESPRLINYLPNGVQDITEWRAYQAKRWIMALLVGIITGTIDAQTCREGIKTIDKHISPNPTGSTALAALIAKPQIYVVKPALNLLYRLYLSIQYRTKRGI; this is translated from the coding sequence ATGCTTAGTCCGTCGCAACCGCTTTTCAGCATCGTCATTCCGCTTTATAACCAACAACTGCCGTTTTTTCAGCAGGCGTTGGAAAGTGCGCTGAATCAGACGTACCCGCACATTGAAGTGATTGTGTCGGACAACCATTCGACAAACGATGTACCTGCTTTTCTGACGACAATTCAGGATCCTCGCTTACGTGTAGTAAAACCACCGGAGTTTCTGCCAATGGTCCGGCATTTTCAGTTTGCCGCCGATCAGGCCACGGGCGACTACATTTCGTTTCTCTGCTCCGACGACTGGATTTACCCAACAGCGATTGAAACACTGGCGGACCAGTTGCTGGCCAATCCAAAAGCAGCGGTGGCTTACTGCGAAATTGAAAACGTTGACCACAAAGACATTACAAAGGTTCGCCTGTACACCAACCGTAAAAAATCGGGAGTTCGCTCAGCAGCCGAATCATTAACCGAACTGCTTCACTCACGACCTTTTTTCGCCTGGATTCCGGGCGGTATCATGAAACGTTCGGCTTATGAACAGGTACGTTATTTGCTGGATGGTGCGATCACATATGCCTTCGATGTAGCCTTGTTGTTCAAACTGCACGAGCATGGCGATGTCATCTATATAGATAAACCGCTAGCCAAGTTTCGGGTATGGACCGCCAAAGACGGAAAATTGGGTGGAGCGCGATTACTCGAAAATATTGGCGACTTGGGCAAGAGTTGTCAATTGCTGGAAGAGTCGCCACGGCTTATTAATTACCTACCTAATGGCGTTCAAGACATTACGGAATGGCGCGCTTATCAGGCCAAGCGGTGGATAATGGCCCTGCTGGTGGGTATTATTACCGGCACAATCGATGCCCAAACCTGCCGCGAAGGAATCAAAACGATTGACAAACACATTTCGCCGAACCCAACGGGATCTACTGCCTTAGCTGCGTTGATTGCCAAGCCACAAATTTACGTCGTCAAGCCCGCGCTTAACCTGTTATATCGACTGTATTTGTCTATTCAATACCGAACAAAACGAGGAATTTAG
- a CDS encoding glycosyltransferase family 4 protein — MTKRVTFLHPHCMLAGGSTTFLLQVCLQLIRHDWEITIVSVRSDPAIVAEARQAGVRFVDVGGPLSSSIWFWVLYPLMFWRIYRAARALDTPVIVSEPFPANWWGWFYKMLRPKVTLIYVCHEPTAFIFSKAWIDSIKPTYMRWGLKLVNPLFRWIEQTLMPVTDLVEVNSRFSAEEVKTTFPTLAADKIRLIYGGIAHDVFHTRPTVKRLPQVVMVGVLSKFKNTDLVIQAVHLLHQQEKYRHIKLVIKGKGFEKATLTELAANLGIAHSVQIIDEFYTDEQLAHLLCSSRVLVHAAHNEPFGLSVIEALACGTPAVVTGTGGTGETVADGQSGLYFESGNARDLADKLALLFDDQAYWQQLSVGAVEQASHFTWEQTDIHFRRLLDEAIGKSQPTI, encoded by the coding sequence ATGACAAAACGAGTTACGTTTTTGCATCCACACTGTATGCTGGCTGGAGGGTCCACTACCTTTCTGCTACAGGTTTGTTTGCAACTTATTCGTCATGATTGGGAGATTACTATCGTATCGGTTCGCTCCGATCCGGCCATTGTCGCGGAAGCCCGGCAGGCGGGCGTTCGTTTTGTCGACGTAGGCGGCCCACTATCTTCGTCGATCTGGTTCTGGGTACTTTATCCGCTTATGTTCTGGCGAATCTACCGGGCTGCACGCGCGCTCGATACACCCGTGATTGTTTCAGAGCCGTTTCCGGCTAACTGGTGGGGCTGGTTTTACAAGATGCTACGCCCAAAGGTTACGCTTATTTATGTCTGTCACGAACCAACGGCCTTTATCTTCTCCAAAGCGTGGATCGACTCCATCAAACCAACCTACATGCGCTGGGGGCTGAAGCTGGTCAATCCGTTGTTTCGCTGGATCGAACAGACGCTAATGCCCGTCACCGATCTGGTGGAAGTAAACTCTCGTTTCTCGGCTGAGGAAGTAAAAACGACCTTTCCAACGCTTGCAGCCGACAAAATCCGACTTATCTACGGGGGCATTGCTCATGACGTTTTTCACACGCGCCCAACCGTCAAGCGATTGCCGCAGGTCGTCATGGTCGGGGTGTTATCAAAATTCAAAAACACGGATTTAGTCATCCAGGCCGTTCATCTGCTCCACCAACAGGAAAAATACCGACATATTAAGCTCGTTATCAAAGGAAAAGGCTTCGAGAAGGCTACGCTTACCGAACTCGCGGCCAATCTTGGTATCGCACATTCCGTGCAGATCATCGACGAATTTTACACGGATGAGCAATTAGCCCATTTACTTTGCAGCAGCCGCGTGCTGGTCCATGCTGCCCATAATGAACCGTTTGGGTTATCGGTCATCGAAGCACTGGCCTGCGGTACGCCCGCCGTTGTTACAGGAACAGGTGGAACGGGCGAAACCGTCGCGGATGGTCAATCGGGTCTTTATTTTGAATCAGGAAATGCCCGCGATCTGGCGGATAAACTGGCGCTGTTGTTCGATGACCAAGCGTATTGGCAACAGTTATCGGTGGGAGCTGTTGAACAGGCCAGTCATTTCACCTGGGAGCAGACCGATATTCATTTCCGTCGGCTACTAGACGAAGCCATCGGAAAGTCGCAACCGACTATTTGA
- a CDS encoding glycosyltransferase family 2 protein, translated as MLPSISVITPSYNQGQFIRQTIESVLSQEYPRLEYIVVDGLSTDNTLAIAKSYGNRLTLVAERDRGQTDAINKGLRLATGDVVCWINSDDYFLPGTLMAVGQFFGNHPNALWLTGDCQIVNESGQVIQEPVRQYKRLLRSLVPAVYMGVTNTICQPATFWRRSVHEQLGYLDESLRYTMDYDWWLRLLTCQPPAVSRQLFTAFRIHQASKGGSEFEKQFAEDYETLLRHYKSPMVRALHRWHNQAIVEVYKRIK; from the coding sequence ATGCTTCCGTCCATCAGCGTCATTACGCCTTCCTACAATCAGGGTCAGTTTATTCGCCAAACCATCGAATCGGTATTGTCTCAGGAATACCCCAGACTCGAATACATCGTTGTCGATGGCTTATCAACCGACAATACTCTTGCTATTGCGAAATCGTACGGCAATCGATTGACGCTGGTAGCCGAGCGGGATCGGGGCCAAACGGATGCTATCAACAAGGGACTTCGGCTAGCTACCGGTGATGTTGTGTGCTGGATTAACTCCGACGATTACTTTCTGCCCGGTACGCTGATGGCCGTAGGGCAGTTTTTTGGTAATCACCCCAATGCGCTCTGGCTGACCGGTGACTGTCAGATTGTAAACGAGAGTGGTCAAGTGATTCAGGAGCCGGTTCGGCAGTATAAACGACTGCTGCGGTCGCTAGTGCCGGCGGTATATATGGGCGTAACGAATACAATCTGCCAACCCGCAACGTTCTGGCGTCGGTCGGTTCACGAGCAGCTTGGCTACCTCGACGAATCACTGCGGTACACGATGGATTACGATTGGTGGTTGCGCTTATTGACGTGTCAGCCACCAGCGGTCAGTCGCCAGTTGTTTACTGCTTTTCGAATTCACCAGGCGTCGAAAGGGGGAAGCGAATTCGAAAAGCAGTTTGCGGAGGATTACGAAACGCTGCTGCGTCACTACAAATCGCCAATGGTTCGCGCCCTGCATCGGTGGCACAACCAGGCAATTGTCGAAGTGTACAAACGGATCAAATAG
- a CDS encoding DUF2304 domain-containing protein, translating to MATLPITIQVISLLVAFLVMLFIGRLIVRGKLREEYAILWIVCTIILIVFSVWRRGLEQIALTLGVFYPPSLVFLAAIFAVLVFLVHLSVVVSRLQSQIKTLSQEVALLRHELESRTAVKEASTSQIAEPAATSE from the coding sequence ATGGCTACGTTGCCCATAACGATACAGGTTATCAGCCTGCTGGTGGCTTTTCTGGTGATGCTGTTCATCGGTCGGCTGATCGTGCGCGGAAAGCTACGGGAAGAATATGCTATACTCTGGATTGTCTGTACGATTATCCTGATCGTTTTTTCGGTTTGGCGTCGGGGACTGGAGCAGATTGCACTTACGTTGGGCGTATTCTATCCGCCTTCTCTTGTTTTCCTGGCGGCCATATTCGCCGTTCTGGTGTTTCTGGTACACTTATCGGTGGTTGTATCCCGGTTGCAAAGCCAGATCAAAACGCTGTCGCAGGAAGTTGCGCTGCTTCGCCACGAACTCGAAAGCCGTACTGCGGTGAAGGAGGCTTCAACCAGCCAAATCGCTGAACCAGCCGCGACATCTGAGTAA
- a CDS encoding glycosyltransferase family 2 protein: MQPAKPNILVIVPCFNEQGAIASVVRDLVAVRQREGYQLDVLVVNDCSTDKSMDIIRTLPCLYLNLPVNLGIGGAMHSGYRYAYLHGYDIAVQVDGDGQHPADELPTVLEPILKQEADISIGSRFINREGFQSSFSRRVGIKYFRWLNQLLIGKTIHDSTSGFRAFNQRTIAIANNYYPDEYPEPESIVQFGLQGLRIKEVPVRMRHRQEGVSSINTSRAFYYMLKVSLGILFMYFRLVNKRAD; the protein is encoded by the coding sequence ATGCAGCCTGCAAAGCCCAACATTCTGGTAATCGTACCGTGTTTCAACGAACAGGGTGCTATTGCCAGTGTCGTGCGCGATCTGGTAGCGGTTCGCCAGCGGGAGGGGTATCAGCTGGACGTGCTCGTCGTCAACGACTGTTCGACGGATAAGTCGATGGACATAATTCGGACGCTGCCTTGTCTGTACTTGAATTTGCCGGTTAACTTAGGGATTGGTGGGGCGATGCACAGCGGCTACCGGTATGCCTATCTGCATGGTTACGACATTGCTGTTCAGGTGGATGGCGACGGCCAGCATCCCGCCGATGAGTTACCAACCGTGTTGGAACCTATTCTTAAGCAGGAAGCCGATATTTCGATTGGATCACGGTTTATCAATCGGGAGGGGTTTCAATCGTCCTTCAGCCGTCGGGTAGGCATCAAATACTTTCGCTGGCTCAATCAGTTGTTGATCGGGAAAACCATCCACGACAGTACATCAGGCTTCCGGGCGTTTAACCAACGAACGATAGCGATTGCCAACAACTATTATCCCGACGAATACCCAGAGCCGGAATCCATTGTTCAGTTTGGATTGCAAGGGTTACGCATCAAAGAAGTACCGGTTCGAATGCGGCACCGGCAGGAAGGCGTCTCATCGATCAATACCAGCCGGGCGTTTTATTACATGCTCAAGGTATCGCTTGGCATATTGTTTATGTATTTTCGTTTAGTAAATAAACGCGCTGACTGA